In Planctomycetota bacterium, one DNA window encodes the following:
- a CDS encoding DUF1549 and DUF1553 domain-containing protein, protein MRGCSAVVLMLLIGAADGAVQDPARPVELQIQAAGAEEKDLSRPARLVGPDARLQVVVTGRFADGRLRDLTHDVKYAVEPAGVVEVQPSGFVAPKADGKAVLTASFPGGPQASVEIAVERFDHPPPLSFPNHITPLFTKLGCNAGGCHGKSGGQNGFRLSLLGFEPPDDYEYLVKESFGRRLLPSAPEHSLLLLKGTGMLPHGGGERLRKDSHDYRLLVRWIRQGMPYGRPDDPTVTAVSVYPRHRVLAPDGRQQLKVTAHYSDGTREDVTHTARYEPNDKAMAEVDESGRVRMLGQPGEVAVMVRYQDKVAVFEATVPLGAPVANLPPVRNFIDELVFAKLKQLGLPPSPLCDDATFLRRVTLDVTGRLPSAEEARRFLADADPAKRDKWIDRLLESPAYADFFANKWSAILRNRRSKDTYTGGNFAFHRWIRDALAENRPYDLFARQILTASGEISLNPPVAWWRQVTKDFEQVEDVAQLFLGVRIQCARCHHHPFEKWSREDYYGLAAFFSRVGRKEGLGPDEPRVFHQRGVAQAPHPRGGPPLKPTGLGDRPLELSPDEDPRHALADWMTRKDNPFFARTLVNRYWKHFFNRGIVDPEDDMRDTNPPANKALLEALTRKFVESGYDLKELVRTICRSSAYQLSSLPNEHNAKDRQSFSRYYPRRLPAEVLLDAIDQFNGTTTSFQGLPAGVRAVQIPDHGGIPSYFLSVFGKPAGASACECERGNDASLAQSLHLLNSQDIHGKLSSGVAKELAADGKRTEEEKIAELYYRAFSRPPTPHELRVALAHLAKFDAKTRQAGYEDILWALINTKEFLFNH, encoded by the coding sequence ATGAGGGGATGCTCGGCGGTCGTGCTGATGCTCCTGATCGGGGCGGCGGACGGGGCCGTTCAGGACCCGGCCCGTCCCGTGGAGCTTCAGATCCAGGCGGCCGGCGCCGAGGAAAAGGACCTGAGCCGGCCGGCGCGCCTCGTGGGTCCCGACGCGCGGCTTCAGGTGGTGGTGACCGGCCGGTTCGCCGACGGCCGCCTGCGCGATCTCACGCACGACGTGAAGTACGCGGTCGAACCCGCGGGCGTGGTGGAGGTCCAACCCTCGGGCTTCGTGGCCCCGAAGGCCGACGGCAAAGCCGTTCTCACAGCGTCCTTCCCCGGCGGGCCGCAGGCGTCGGTCGAGATCGCCGTGGAGCGGTTCGACCATCCCCCGCCCCTGAGCTTTCCGAACCACATCACGCCCCTTTTCACGAAGCTCGGCTGCAACGCCGGCGGGTGTCACGGCAAGAGCGGCGGCCAGAACGGATTCCGGCTTTCGCTTCTGGGCTTCGAGCCCCCGGACGACTACGAGTATCTCGTCAAGGAATCGTTCGGCCGGAGGCTTCTGCCTTCGGCGCCGGAGCACAGCCTGCTTCTGCTCAAGGGCACCGGCATGCTCCCCCACGGCGGAGGCGAGCGGCTCCGCAAGGACAGTCACGACTACCGGCTTCTGGTGCGGTGGATCCGCCAGGGAATGCCCTACGGGCGGCCCGACGATCCGACGGTGACGGCCGTTTCCGTCTATCCGCGCCACCGGGTTCTGGCTCCGGACGGCCGCCAGCAGCTCAAGGTGACGGCCCATTACTCGGACGGCACGCGCGAAGACGTGACCCACACGGCCCGGTATGAGCCCAACGACAAGGCCATGGCGGAGGTGGACGAGTCCGGGCGGGTGCGGATGCTCGGCCAGCCGGGCGAGGTGGCCGTGATGGTCCGCTATCAGGACAAGGTGGCGGTGTTCGAGGCCACCGTGCCGCTCGGGGCGCCGGTGGCGAACCTTCCTCCCGTGCGCAATTTCATCGACGAACTGGTCTTCGCGAAACTCAAGCAGCTGGGGTTGCCGCCGTCGCCGCTGTGCGACGACGCCACGTTCCTGCGCCGGGTGACGCTGGACGTGACGGGCCGGCTGCCCTCGGCCGAGGAGGCGCGCCGGTTCCTGGCGGATGCGGATCCGGCCAAGCGGGACAAGTGGATCGACCGGCTTCTGGAGAGCCCCGCGTACGCGGACTTTTTCGCCAACAAGTGGTCGGCGATCCTTCGGAACCGCCGGAGCAAGGATACCTACACGGGGGGCAACTTCGCGTTCCACCGCTGGATCCGGGACGCCCTGGCGGAGAACCGGCCGTACGACCTTTTCGCGCGGCAGATCCTGACGGCGTCGGGGGAGATCAGCCTCAATCCGCCGGTGGCCTGGTGGCGTCAGGTGACCAAGGACTTCGAGCAGGTGGAGGACGTGGCGCAGCTTTTCCTCGGCGTGCGCATCCAGTGCGCCCGCTGCCACCACCATCCGTTCGAAAAGTGGAGCCGCGAGGACTACTACGGCCTGGCCGCCTTCTTCTCGCGCGTGGGGCGCAAGGAGGGGCTGGGGCCGGACGAGCCGCGCGTGTTCCACCAGCGGGGCGTGGCCCAGGCGCCCCATCCGCGGGGGGGACCGCCCCTCAAGCCCACGGGGCTCGGGGACCGGCCGCTGGAGCTTTCGCCCGACGAGGATCCCCGCCACGCGCTGGCGGACTGGATGACCCGCAAGGATAATCCGTTCTTCGCCCGGACGCTCGTCAACCGGTACTGGAAGCACTTCTTCAACCGCGGGATCGTGGATCCCGAGGACGACATGCGGGACACGAACCCCCCGGCGAACAAGGCGCTTCTGGAAGCCCTGACGCGGAAGTTCGTCGAGAGCGGCTACGATCTTAAGGAGCTCGTCCGGACGATCTGCCGGTCGAGCGCCTATCAGCTTTCTTCGCTGCCCAACGAGCACAACGCCAAGGACCGGCAGAGTTTCTCGCGGTACTACCCGCGGCGGCTGCCCGCGGAGGTGCTCCTGGACGCCATCGACCAGTTCAACGGCACGACCACCTCCTTCCAGGGTCTGCCCGCCGGGGTGCGGGCGGTGCAGATCCCGGACCACGGCGGGATTCCCTCGTACTTCCTGTCCGTCTTCGGCAAACCCGCGGGGGCCAGCGCCTGCGAGTGCGAGCGCGGCAACGACGCGTCGCTCGCCCAGAGCCTGCATCTGCTCAATTCGCAGGACATCCATGGGAAGCTCTCCTCCGGCGTGGCCAAGGAGCTGGCCGCGGACGGCAAGCGGACAGAGGAGGAGAAGATCGCGGAGCTCTACTATCGCGCCTTCAGCCGTCCACCCACGCCCCACGAGCTGCGGGTGGCGCTGGCGCACCTGGCCAAGTTCGACGCCAAGACGCGCCAGGCGGGCTACGAGGACATTCTCTGGGCGCTCATCAACACGAAGGAATTCCTCTTCAATCATTGA
- a CDS encoding DUF1501 domain-containing protein, whose translation MLTITGDRYVQCDGVTRRGFLKVGSLGLGGLALSDLLRLQAWAGTGSSTKALINVHLSGGPSHQDLWDLKPDAPSEYRGEFRPIGTNVPGIEICELLPRLARMADKFALVRGLVGSVDEHSYSTAMTGYPESSLRSVGGRPSIGSVVSKLDQERGGRSLPYVSLMGMVTPGYLGPVHQPYVPDGTGRGNLQLGRIDGNRLRNRTELLGALDGLRRDIDASGRMEAMDAFTQKAVEVVTSGRMADALDLGKEKPEVVRRYVGDGGRRADANRNFLLARRLIEAGVRCVAMSWGGWDTHENNFRTLRNQLPALDLGLSALLEDLDARGMLRDVTVVLWGEFGRTPKVNDKAGRDHWPRVSAAFLAGGGVRGGQVVGASDRYAGEALSPVHIHQVHATLYHNLGIDARTAQFTDPSGRPQYLLDIREPIKELL comes from the coding sequence ATGCTCACGATCACCGGGGACCGCTATGTGCAGTGCGACGGCGTCACCCGCCGCGGGTTCCTCAAGGTCGGCTCGCTCGGCCTGGGGGGACTGGCGCTTTCGGATCTCCTGCGCCTGCAGGCGTGGGCCGGAACGGGGTCGTCCACCAAGGCGCTCATCAACGTCCACCTCTCCGGAGGACCCAGCCACCAGGATCTCTGGGATCTGAAGCCCGACGCCCCCTCGGAGTACCGCGGGGAGTTCCGTCCCATCGGGACCAATGTCCCCGGCATCGAAATCTGCGAGCTCCTGCCGCGTCTGGCCCGAATGGCCGACAAGTTCGCCCTTGTTCGGGGACTGGTGGGCTCGGTGGACGAGCATAGCTACTCGACCGCGATGACCGGGTATCCCGAGTCTTCACTGCGTTCGGTGGGCGGCCGTCCTTCGATCGGCTCGGTCGTTTCGAAGCTGGACCAGGAGCGCGGCGGGCGGTCGCTCCCGTACGTCTCGCTCATGGGCATGGTGACGCCGGGGTATCTCGGACCGGTCCACCAGCCGTACGTGCCGGACGGCACGGGGCGCGGCAACCTCCAGCTCGGCCGGATCGACGGCAACCGCCTGCGCAACCGCACGGAGCTTCTCGGGGCGCTCGACGGGCTCCGCCGGGACATCGACGCGAGCGGCCGGATGGAGGCGATGGACGCCTTCACGCAGAAGGCGGTCGAGGTGGTGACCTCCGGCCGGATGGCCGACGCGCTGGACCTCGGCAAGGAAAAGCCGGAGGTCGTGCGCCGGTACGTGGGCGACGGCGGCCGCCGGGCGGACGCGAACCGGAACTTCCTGCTGGCGCGCCGGCTCATCGAGGCGGGCGTCCGGTGCGTGGCGATGAGCTGGGGCGGCTGGGACACGCACGAAAACAACTTCCGGACGCTGCGCAACCAGCTTCCGGCGCTCGATCTGGGCCTGAGCGCGCTGCTGGAGGACCTGGACGCCCGCGGGATGCTGCGGGACGTGACGGTGGTCCTCTGGGGAGAGTTCGGCCGCACCCCCAAGGTGAACGACAAGGCGGGGCGCGATCACTGGCCGCGCGTGTCGGCCGCGTTCCTGGCGGGCGGCGGGGTGCGCGGCGGGCAGGTCGTGGGCGCCTCGGACCGCTACGCCGGCGAGGCGCTGAGTCCCGTCCACATCCACCAGGTGCACGCGACGCTCTATCACAACCTCGGGATCGACGCGCGGACGGCTCAGTTTACGGATCCGTCGGGGCGTCCTCAGTACCTCCTGGACATCCGGGAGCCGATCAAGGAGCTCCTCTGA